DNA from Cynocephalus volans isolate mCynVol1 chromosome 2, mCynVol1.pri, whole genome shotgun sequence:
TAAACAgtggataaaaaaaattctttacctCATGGATCTCCATTCAGGTTGATGGAGACACCAAGCAaggtaaattaaatatatatatagtgtgttcACTGGTAAGTtctaaggagaagaaaataaagcaggaaagggaGCCATTGGGgttgaaggaggaagggaaattGAAATTTTAGTTCTAGTAGCCAGGGAAGGTCTCACCGAGAAGATAATCTTTAATCGAAGtccaggaagaggcaaggaagtcAGTATGTGAAGTAGTGATTTAACCTATTGTTACTCAAGGCAATTCAGAAGGCATATGAATGATATTGCGAAGATCTGTGCTTTCCCGCAGGGAAAGGAGTAATTCAAGCAGAAATAGCTCAAGGTACAAACTTTTAAATTGCATGCTCTTTAGTCTCTATGGGAGATAGAATAACAACTGAAGTGTTACATAGATAAAGACAGGAAATGTTTGTTGCTAACAACTTTGTGGATTACCACCTCCAGGAAACTAGCCACTTGGAGGACCAATCAATAAGGGAGAGTTCAACTCAATGTCTTATCCAACACAAGTTTAGTTTAAGGCAGAAAATCAAGGAAGACATGTTCCTATGAAAAACACAAAGGCAGATTTATCTTAATCTCTAGCTCTGTTTTCCCACtatatttcattcaacaaatatttatcgagcatttattttgtgtttaaagCTATGCTAGGCATTGGGAAAACAGCACTGAACAAGGCAGATGTTCCTGACCTCATATAACTTAGATGTTAGTAGTGAGAAGAGACATTAGATTACTAATTATGCAGTTATTTAATAGCTGTGATTAGGGAAGCGATTTGGAACTATGAGAGAATATAATTGATCTTACCTGAGGACTCAGGCAAGTACTTTTTGAGGAAGAGATTTAAGTTGAGACCGAAGGATGAGAAGGCATTAgccagaggagggaggaaagacaaACAGCTCAGGCAGAGGGACCTTAGAGATTGAAAAGCCACTGTGACTAGAGCTTGGAGTACAAGAGAAGTGtgaggagatgaggctggagaggctgCGAGGGGGGATGGGGTCAGATGATTCTGAGCCTTGTAGGCCAAGGTCagggtttatttttaattctgagaGAAAGGAGAGTCTGTTAGAGTGTAAGCTAGGGCTGGAGGTAGGTATTGTGATCAGATCTGTGTTTTGATTGGAGAGAGGCACAAGGTGACGTAGGGCTTTGAGTTAGGGTGCTGATTGTGGAGATGGAGGGGAGTAGAAATAGAGTGGTGTCTAGGAGGTGGTGCATTACATGTGGAGTTTGGGGTCAAGAGTGACCactgtgctttttttttactttgggcAACCACAAGCTGGTGCAGTTTATTGAGATATGGTGAAGGAtctaatttagaaagaaagataAGTTTTAAACTTGAGTTTGAGGTTTTCTATGAGATTTCCAAAAGGAGATGTTGAGTGGGCTCAGAGATAAGGTTTGGAGGGAGTCATCTGAAAAGCACCGAAGCCATGAAGACGGATGAGATAGTTTAGGGGGAAAGTGCAGAGTGAGAAAAGATCCAAATCAGCTACCCTCCAACTCTGGGCATGCCTGCTGGGAAGCGGCAGACCTCTTTACTGTTTTGTGAATAGCCCATGACTGAAAAAGGACTGCAAGTCACTAATGGAAAGCAGTTGCTGTTTGTACTGCTGCAGGCACTTCTGAAATGGTCATCCTGGTTAATAAGGATGATAGCTCACATTcagagcacttactatgtatcaAACATGAGTTAAACACTTTACTTACAATGTCTCACTCAGTGTTGAAAATcctatgaggcaggtactattatttccattttcagatgTGGAAGCTTAGGTTATCAGAAATTGAGAAACATGATCAAGGCATAGAGTGATGATCAAGCTCAGCTCACCTGGCTCCAGGACTCAGGCTTTTGGTCACCACTATTCGTCTCTCCCTGGTTCAGCCCTCTTGCCTGCTCCCAGTGGTTGGTTGTAGCAGAGGAGCCCAAACACCCATGCCATGGGCTCTATTCCTATTTTTAGCCTGCCATGCCCAGCTCTTCAGATGTGATTCCAAGGCATCTTGGGATTGGTGGGATAGCAAAGGGCAGGAGGATATGTGTGTACAGATCTACTTCCCAGATATCCATCTGTCTTAGGTTGGTCTaccatagcaaaataccatagatggtggcttaaacaacagaaatttattttctcacagttcaggaagctagaagtccaagatcaaggttctggctGATGTAGTTTCTGGTGAcagccctcttcctggtttgcagatggctgtcttcatgctatatcctcacatggccttttcccaGTGAGtgtgtgggaagagagagagagtgctcaAGCTCTTTAGGGTCTCATAAGAacactaatcctattggatcagggccctACCCTTATGACTTCATGTAACCTTAATTATTTCCTCACTCCAAATATAGCCACTCTGGGGATTAGGGGATCATGGGAGGACACAtgcattcagtccataacaccatCTAAATGTCCAATCGCATTGTAGCCCACATATTCTGCATATCAGTAGAGGGCAGACATGAACTTGGCCATATCCCTGCTGTCCAGGGGAGAGTCTGGGGCTGTGTCCAACATGAGAACAAACCCATTACTGCTCAGCTAGACCAACACTATCCCAGAAAAGGAAACGAAGTTACTCAGGTTCATAGTGCTGGCAAATAGCACTCTTGCTGATCCTGCTTGCTTCCTAGATGTCAGCTACATGCAGGCCTAATTACCCAGGAACGTATTACAGGAGTATCTATTCATTTGAAGTGGCCAAGCTTTTGGCTTAGGTGGCCAAGGCCACTGTTGCCCTGTAGAGGTATCAGAGAGATGCTTTCCAAGTTTGTGTCTATTTTAGCACAGTTTGGCTTTAACCCCTTGAGGTTTTTGTGTCAATATTTCATTAAGGGATCGCAAGAGCCTTCTGGATTATTTGGGCTCTAGCTGAGTTTGGCCCAGGAACTACAAGTGACTTCCACACCAATCATCCACTCATCTTCTCCTCTGAAGGGACCAGCCCTTGCATTTGCTTATGGTCACACAGACAGTGGCCCTAGTAGGAACACATCTGTTTGTGAGTCAGCTTCTCCCAACAGCAGTGCTGCCTCAGCACTTTGTGCTCACTTTGTGCAAGCATTGTGCTCACACAATACACTGGTTATATGGTGTCATACTCAACCCTGTAGAGCTAAGTGATACAGTAATACCCAtttcacagttgaggaaacaggctcagataGGTTAAGTAATTTACAAAAGGTCACACGGCTAGTGAGAGGTAATGCTGGTGTTTAAAGCCAGACAGTTGGCCTCTGGGAGCTTCTACTTCTAACCACTCTGCATACCACCTTCAAGACCATTGGGACATGTGGTGGAGGAACACTCTGCCTCTACATTAATCTCTGACCCCTCACAACCCCCCAGCCAAGTCTAAAGGGTCCTGCATATCAGCAGCACGTGATTTGGGTATGCCAGTCTAGGCCCGCATACTTCTCACACTTATTCCCCTCTAGACCCTTCTGCAACCAAGGTTCATGCAGATTCACTGGGTTACCCTTACTGTAGGCTGGAGAGATTTGGCTACATTTCCAAACGTTGAGCTAAAATACTCTGTAAGGTGATCACAGAACTGGCACCATTAAGACCCGGCTGGTGGTTAGTTCTGGAAGGCGTGGGCAGTGAAGTCCAGGGAGGTTTTCCTGGCTTCCATTGCTCATCTCTGCTGGGATAGGAGCCAGATGGGAATTTTGGGTACTGGCTGAGGAGAAGTGGTGGTGATGAGGCCTGGGCTAGCCCTGGCCAGTCTTCTCCAGCTTCAGCTTGACCAGTTTCACCCCCTACATGGTTTAGAATTACCGAATTAGATAATCTGTCAAAATCTCTTCTAGTAAACTCTAGTGCTCCATTGAGCCAGGTGACTCCTGGAACTGTTTTAAATCCCCATAAAAAGACTTTCTAGAACTATGACAACTTTGAAAATGGTCAAGTTTATCACAAACCTTTCTATTCCACCTCAAGTTCTTTGAAATCGTTTTCCCCTAGCTGGGTTGATTCATCCATTTCTTTCCTGCCAGGGTTCTTCAGGGCTGGTCCCCTGTCTACTTTGGACAGCTGCCCCCTACCACCTGACCTTCAGGCTCTTCCTTCACAAGATGCTTCTGGTCCAGAGATTGCTCTCCAGAGGCTTCAGGCCCAGGGAGTCTCTGAGAACAAATGGGAGGAGGACAGGTGGAAGGGAATGCCCTGCAGAGAGGGGCCCCCGTGGAGCCCTGCAAACAGGAATTTATTCAGCAGACCAGGCAGCAATTATCCCTGGAGACTTCCCTGAAAAACTTCCCAGAACAAGTAACTGGCTGACTCTTTTTGGGAAAAGCTGGAGAGACGGAAATATCATAAGACTGACCTGGGCTACCGCGTGCAGAAGGCCGGTCGCCGTTGGGTCTCCTCCTGCTTGTGATCTACCTGCCTTTATTTCTTTGCCAAACCGGCGCAACCAATGACCAGAGCGTTCTAAGCACTGAGGCTAATTCGGTGAGACTTTATTGTAGAAATGCGGTCCCTGGATATGTGAGATGCACGTCCCCGAATGCAGGGCACTGCAGGGGGAACCCTACGCCTCTCCACCGGGCCCCACTCCGCCCGTGCCCGCAGAGGGTAATAGATCCTTGGACCCGGGAGGGACCCACTGAAACCCTGCCTCCCATCATTTCCCCAGGGGGACACGGCCCCCGAAAGCCATCATTCCAAAGTCCGGCCGAGTGCACACTCGGATCCTAGTGGGTTCCTCGGTGCCGAGGAGCAGGAGAGGCGGTAGCAGCCGTAGTGAGACCGCCACAGGGCCGGGATAGCGGACAGGCAGCTCTCAGCTAGTTGCGCGCTTGTCGTGCCTGCCTCTAACCGTTTGCAAAGTAAGGCAGTCAGCAGGCGGCGAGCAAGGCTCTTGCGCCCGAACGAGCGCGCCGTCTTTCAGGAAGGTTCCCCGATTGGACCCGCTGTCCAGGGGAAGAAAGACTCAGACACGGCGTCAGAACCATAGTACCTTCAGGTACCAGGATCGAGACCCTACACAGCCCGCTAACGCTGTGGTCCCCCTTTACTCTCGGGTCTTTGGGTCAGGGTGCAGCGCCCGGAGGGACCAGCGGCCCCCGGCCGTCAAGCCCGTCCTGCCTGGCTCATGCCAGCTGCTCTTGGCGAGGCCGGCACAGGGCGCCCGGCGGCCCTGGCTCAGTCCGACCCTACACCGGCCGCGTCTTCCAGGGCGCGCGGGCGTCGCGCAGCGAGCGGTCGTGGGGCAGCGCGGCGAAGGCCGAGTGGCGCAGCTGGCAGCCGATGAAGAGGACGACAAGCGCCACGGAGAGCAGCAGCAGGAAGAAGAGCAGCAGGTAGGTGGGCAGGTCGGGCTTTGCGACCGCGCCGTCCCGCACTCCGCGCGCGGTGGCCAGCTCCAGCGGCAAAGCGCCCTCTGCCTTGACCGTAGCTCCCGGGGCCAGCGCGCTGCCTGCCGCCACCTCGGGGCCGCCCGTGGCGTTGAACACGTCGCCGTACATGGCCCGCGGGTCCCGCCGACCCCGGCCGGACCGCCTCACTTGGCCTAGTGCAGACCGGCGCCCCCCGGCGCCTCCATGGCGcgcccctccctccctgctgcgCGCAACTGACCGAGAGCCGTTGCCTTCGGGCCGGCTGGGGCCGCAGAGTCCCCGGGACGCGTCCGCTCACTCGCCTCCGCGCTCAGCTGCTTTCCCTGCGGGGTGGCGGACCCTGGCGCTCGGAGCTGGACAGCCTCGTGTCCGCGCCCCTCGGGCTTTGCCTGTTTCTCTCCGTTGCCACAGGACGGAGGCCCCGAGTCACTAAATCGTCTCGCGGTTTTACAGCCGCCCTCTCAGCTCGGACCCCCTGCTCAGGTGAGCTCCGGGCTCCGGGGCGCCTCTGGGCTGCGGCGGCGGTGGAGAGTGCGGCCGCAGCCCGGGGTCCCTGCTCAGAGCCTGGACGCAGAGTGCACCGAGCAGTGGTGGCCCGGGAGTCCTCCGCGTCCTCTAgagccgccgctgccgccgcgtCTCGGAGCAGTCCTGCAGCCTCGGGTCCCCGTGCAGATGCCCGGTGTGCGGCGAGCCTGTCCTCACTCGCTCCGGCTGCTGCGCTCCTGTCTTGAGCTGGAGACTGAGCTCTGAGTCGGCTCTGAGCGCGCTCAGGTCCCGGGCGGGGGAGACGCGGAAGGGAGGCGGGACCGGCGGCGACTGCCCCTGGGTAGCGGCTGCGAACCAATGAGGGCGAGAGAGGACACTGCTGCGACTGCCCCCAGCCCGGCCTCACATCGCTAACGGACAGAGGAAcatacagagagagggagagaaaaaaaacaaaaacaaaacaaaacacagggtCACACAAAGACTGACGGAAAAAGACACATTACAGACCTATGAACAGAGCCACACGCAAAACAGAGACAGACCGCTGTGGACAGCAGCCCGATGCAGAGACAAGGCTCGGCCGAGCATGGACACCTGCTTCATTCTCCTCCAGGCAGGCAGGTTTGCTCCGAGCCCTCGCTGGCTGCTGGGGAGCTCGGGCAAAGCACGCCGCGTCCGGGGCGGCCCTGGGAACGGCAGAGGCCCTCCCAGACAGGCGTGTCCAAGCACCGCGGACCCAGCGTCCTCTCTAGCTGTGTCCTGACGGGGCAGGGGCTCCTTTCACCAGGAGCTCATTTGTTCAGCTCCTTTTGCCTGTTCTGCTCGGCACAGAGGGGCAAGAGGGGGACGTGGCGCTACCAATGGCCCACCTGCCCTCGACAGCCCTGGAAAAGCATAgtggccaggacagaggtggccagTCAattgggctggggtggggtgggcaggggtctCCTTGTCCAGGAGTCCAAACTCCTCACTTCCTCTGAGAAGCCGTCCAAGCACCCCAGACTAGAATGGCAGCACTGCTCTGGGCCAGCACAGCCCCTGCACTTCTCCTCTATAGGCACCTACCACTCTGGACTGCCACTGTCTGGCAGGACCAGAATTAGTGGGGGGCTGGTGAGAAGCCTAGGGCACAAAAATCAAAGAAGGCATTTGCTCTCAGGGTCCTGCAAGTGTGGGGTGGGGAGTAGGTGCCTCCTTCAATTTCATACCCTAAATACCTCAGCCCTCATCCTGGTCCCAGGCCCGATGCATGGTCACTGTCCGAcaccctcactctctctctgtctcttcttcccCATCAAGGGCACAGTACATGGGAGAACTTGGTGACATTGGTTGGATGAATCGGCAAAAAGATGAGTTagtttttctcctctccccactgcACCTCATACCTGGCCACAGGTATAACAAGAACAACCAAGACATACAAGGCGAACCTCGGCCAGAGCTCATCCCCACACATCCCTACTCAGCTCAGCAGAAACACGTCTGCAAGCTCTTTGTCTAACTTTGGAATTATGGTCCCAAGTCCTGCCCCTACAGAGTGTTTGGTGGCTGAAAGAGTGCCCAAGTGCCTTCAGTGTTTGCCACTTAGTCCCATGCATGGGCCGATGGAGGGCAGTCCTGGGCCAGAGGGGGCTGTCTGGAGGGCAGGGCCTGGCAGGACTCAGGACTGCCCAATCTACCCAGTCACCATCCCAGACAGGACCTGCCATTGTCCTGGGGAGCTGCCCAGTAAGCCCCAAGGGTACAGGACTGTGGGCCTCCATGCTTGGCTGCTGCTCAGGCCAGCACCTCATTTCCAGATGGGAAAGCTGGCTCTAAGAGGGAACAGGGCTTATCTGTGTTAATACAGGACAGCCACCATGTAACAGTGATGTAGCAGCAGCAATGGCAGTGGGCCACGCAGGAAAGGGATGGCAATCCCTTTCTCTGCAGACTTGACCTGTTTTGGACAGTATTTTTCTCAGCCAGTAGGatcctagaggacattatgtgaAACAAGAACCAGCCTTGTCAGTGGCACTTTAAGCCATGGGGAGGGTCAGCATGGGGGTTGGATGGAGGGAGTTTTACCTAGGTGAAGCCCCTCCTTCTTAGTTTCTGGTGAGGCTTGAATGCATGACTTGAGTAGCTCAGTTTGGGGCTTGGCTTAGAATTTCCTCCTGGAGTCTGCATGGGGAGTAAGTGGCCTGCTTTCCTCACTTCCTCTCAGCTCCCCCCAGGATAGCAGGTAAGAGCCCAGGTGGTGGCGGGAAGCCTGGGCAGCTCAGCTGGGAGGTCCTAAGTGGAATCTGGGGCAGGCCTCAGCTGTACAATGAGAAGTTATGGCAGGTGATTTCTGGTCCTGCTCTAGAAACGTGCTGTGATCCTCCAGGAAACGAGTGTGGAGCAGGGGAGTCCGCAAAGGGTTGGTGTGCATGGAGAGTCCCTGCAGCTCCACTGCTCATGGTGGGGGCAGGAAATCTCTGCACCTGGGGTCCCTGACACTGCTCATTTCTTCCCCATGGTCACTCCTCCTTTTCATCCCCAGATAGCATTTTATAGAAGTTAAGTAACACGTGCAAGGTCCCACACCTATGATTGGAGGAGCTGGTGCTTGAACCCGGGCAGCCAGGCTATAGGGTCCATGTGCTTAACCTCTGTGATGAACTGCCTCCGATGGCAGAGTAGTTCTAGTGGCACCAGTCATGGCCTCTTAACCACAGCTGAGCCTGGGCCTGAGCTTCAGGGTTCATCTTTCTTCCCACAGCATACTGTGATGGGCACTGCTATTGTCTCCATTTTCCCAAGGAAGAAAAAACCCCCAGAAGTGATATCGCTTGTCAGGATCACACAGCTGGGAGGAGCACATGCAAGGGGGCCTCAAACTCCTCAatatgtcctcactcttaagCTGCTTTTCCTAATGAGAAACTCAACAGGGTGTGTggtcacatggcctttccttttGGTAAATTTGGTAAAGTTGGAGGAGGTATCTTGTCCTTTTTGGGGGGTCCTTCTGTCCCTAAGTGGGGAAGATACTGTTTCTTTTCCAAAAGATGTTCAGAGCTCTGAGATGGCAGTCACGTTCCCTGCACATCCCCGGGCAGAAAATTAAACAAGGCTGGTACTGAGTAAATGCAGACACGAAGTTTACACAGCTTTTTATACAAGCCAGAGCGACCTTCCATTAAGGGATCTTTGTGTACtcatacatttaagtctttgGAAAAGATTATAAAAAGGACCTTAGAGGTTGGCTTTGACAGGCAGAGGTCACAGAGCTGGGACCCCAGAGTGATCTCTTCCCATTACGAAGTTGTTGAGTGACACACGCTCCTTCCTGCTGGCCTGTCTGTGGAGAGACCGAGAAAGGTGGGGCCAGGGTGCTTTTCCTGCCACGAGGGAGCCATTTGGCAGCTGTTTAATGGAAACTTGGGAGATCGGGAGCATTAAAGCCCCAGGATTTTGTAAACTGTGCCACGCTGGCCTGCAGTGCTTGGCGAagctatttctgtttcttccacATGCTAGGGGAATTATTATTAAACCACTCAACATCAAACAGAGGCTGGGGGTGAAGATCAAGGGTGAAAAGTAGCTGTCTGAAGGGTGCAGTTCGTTGCTGCTGGGGTGGGTTTTTCTGTGTATGGAGGGGAGGGTGGGCATGAGACTACGGCAGGACAGAATGGCCTCAGCTTCTTCTAATGCTGATGATGCCCTTGCTTgcagaacttttttctttttaatcatcatCCCTGGCAATTCTGCTTGTTTTATATATGGACTTGGCAACTGTAATGGTTTGTGACTGAAGGTTACATTTTAGAATGGCCATTTTAAGAACTAAATAGTAAGAAGTCCAAGCCCAGGCTCTGAAATGAAGCAATTTTCCAAATGAGAACAGGCTATTAGGAGGCTTGGAGAATGGTCATGCCAGGGCTTTCATGGTGTGGTTTTGTTAGAGGAGTGGGGTGACTGGAGAGAGGACCGGGCATAAGGGAGAGACGCCTCTGCAAGGAGAGATCACAGAAGGGCTTAGTATCTTGTCCTAAAAAAGGGCATCTCTGGCTCTGTCCTCTACTCCCATCAGCCTGTGGGGTTCTGTTGGGACCAGATGGTGGTAGGGAGAGAGTCAGTCCCAAGATTCACtgggctgcctggggctgggacTGGGGGTGTCAGCAGAGGGTGCAAACCTGGAGCTGCAGGCTATGGGTGTTGCTCTGACTCTGGTGAAGGATGACTCTGAATGTGCCATTTTATGGACCAAGTCTTACCACTCACTGGTCAGTACCTCAACATctttctttttggtttgaatgACATGTGACCTTGCCTGCCTCTCTGGGTCCCTTTGGCTGTGTGGCCTCAAGCCAAGTGGGACATAAGCCTTCTAGGCTGCTGGCACTGATAGCAGACTGGTTGCCATCCCCTGGGCCTGATCACCTAGCCTTCTCTGGGAAGGGCAGAAGTTTGTTGGTGGTGAAACTCCACTCCTCCTGCTGCCTGGCCCAAACAGGGGTGTGGAGTCATGAGCAGGGTCACTGAGTGCTAAGGACgggctttctctctctgctgcctCCAGAGTCACTCTGTGCGAAGCTGGGGCAAGGCTAGGGGGCAGCAGGAGGTACAGGCTTGAGCTGTCTGTCTGCAGATTTCGCTGCTGAGATGGGGGTCTGGGCAAGCAGTTAGAAGCCTGACTTCTCTCTCAGGGAATTAGTACTGGCACTGCAAGGACAGGCAACCACCCCCAGTGACTCACTGCTCCTCACCTCCCCAAAGACCAGGCCAAGCCTACAGACCCAGTCCTTTAGAGaaatctcttcatttctttatggGGTCCTTGGCAACTGGCCTGGCCTCCCACAACCCTGTCTTCATGGATCCAAATCTCGAGGTTACCTGTGATTAAATGAGTGGCTGGTGTAGGAGAGACAAACTCTGACAACATTCGCTCTTCATGCCTGTCCCCTCCTGCATGCACTCAGACTATAGGGAAGGATTTTCGTCCTTGactagaaagaggaagaaaacccaAGTCTACAAATTTCAGGAGCATATTCCTTCAGggtttaaaattatgttttctttttctcccaaaaGTTAACACccacacctcccacccccacacacaacttgGTGTCTCTCTCATAAAACTACTA
Protein-coding regions in this window:
- the SMIM32 gene encoding small integral membrane protein 32, giving the protein MYGDVFNATGGPEVAAGSALAPGATVKAEGALPLELATARGVRDGAVAKPDLPTYLLLFFLLLLSVALVVLFIGCQLRHSAFAALPHDRSLRDARAPWKTRPV